One window of Caldisericum exile AZM16c01 genomic DNA carries:
- a CDS encoding type II toxin-antitoxin system Phd/YefM family antitoxin → MLQSISASKLKRDLLKVLDSIEQGDAFAVVRKGKIVSVIIDYETFEAMREAYEIIQNKELLKKFLDES, encoded by the coding sequence ATGCTTCAATCGATTTCTGCATCAAAATTGAAAAGGGATTTACTAAAGGTGCTCGATAGTATTGAACAGGGCGATGCTTTTGCGGTTGTAAGAAAAGGGAAAATCGTTTCAGTTATTATTGATTATGAGACATTTGAAGCGATGAGAGAGGCTTACGAAATCATTCAAAATAAGGAACTTTTGAAGAAATTCCTCGATGAAAGTTAA
- a CDS encoding glycosyltransferase, giving the protein MILPRLVIAVSILFWILILYYAVLSVAGLIYRTRRKKEVSLESYQDVDILIPARNEGKVLFETLDAMAKLDYPGKYTVYVLNDSSEDNTKEIAEFFEKKYKNFKHIEVPEGSPKGKSRVLNYGLTISKSKIIAVYDADNEPDKFALRRLIEQMSNNPKNAGAVGYVKTKNIYKNSLTRMIGLEFMLFQLVMQCGRWQLFKFGTLTGTNFVIKRQVIEELSGWDNYALAEDAELTARIYAKGYLIPVVDDSITYEQEPESFKVFFKQRTRWLIGNLYLISKIFNEPELRKGKNFINNIQLVSVYYVFVFFVIASDIWFVLGLLNRLSIPYTIPLLLLWFETLWIYTSEIIASEVIDNEINFKNTIFAFLMYFTYAQLWIILAIRSYFLKFKQREKQIVWDKTPRF; this is encoded by the coding sequence ATGATTCTTCCAAGGCTTGTAATTGCTGTTTCCATCCTATTCTGGATCTTAATCCTTTACTATGCCGTGCTGTCAGTTGCAGGACTTATATACCGCACAAGGAGAAAGAAAGAAGTTAGCCTTGAATCATATCAAGATGTTGACATTCTAATTCCCGCACGAAACGAAGGAAAAGTCCTCTTTGAGACACTTGATGCGATGGCGAAACTTGATTATCCTGGCAAGTATACGGTTTACGTGTTAAACGACAGTTCAGAAGACAACACAAAAGAAATTGCCGAATTTTTCGAAAAGAAGTATAAGAATTTTAAACACATAGAAGTACCTGAAGGCAGCCCGAAAGGAAAATCACGAGTGCTTAATTACGGATTAACCATTTCTAAAAGCAAAATAATCGCAGTGTACGATGCAGATAACGAACCTGACAAATTTGCTCTTAGAAGATTAATTGAACAAATGTCTAACAATCCTAAAAATGCAGGAGCGGTAGGCTATGTTAAGACAAAAAATATCTACAAAAATAGCCTTACAAGAATGATTGGCCTTGAGTTCATGCTATTTCAACTTGTAATGCAATGTGGAAGATGGCAACTTTTCAAATTTGGCACACTTACTGGGACAAATTTTGTAATTAAAAGGCAAGTAATTGAAGAACTGAGTGGCTGGGATAACTATGCGCTTGCAGAGGATGCGGAACTTACTGCAAGAATTTATGCAAAAGGATACCTTATTCCTGTGGTTGATGATTCCATTACATATGAGCAAGAACCTGAAAGTTTCAAAGTCTTTTTTAAACAAAGAACACGTTGGCTTATTGGCAATTTATACTTAATTTCAAAAATTTTTAATGAGCCTGAACTTAGAAAAGGAAAAAATTTTATAAACAATATCCAATTAGTTTCTGTATATTATGTATTTGTTTTCTTCGTTATCGCTTCGGATATCTGGTTTGTTCTGGGACTTTTAAACAGACTTTCGATTCCATATACAATTCCGCTTTTACTTCTCTGGTTCGAAACATTGTGGATTTATACTTCGGAAATTATCGCTTCAGAGGTTATTGATAACGAAATAAACTTTAAGAACACAATTTTTGCATTTCTCATGTACTTTACCTATGCACAACTTTGGATAATCCTTGCAATAAGAAGTTATTTCTTAAAGTTTAAACAAAGAGAAAAACAAATTGTATGGGACAAAACACCGAGATTTTAA
- a CDS encoding acyl-CoA dehydrogenase family protein — protein sequence MEKIEEITKEVCKELIEPIERDIEDKGLYIPETLSKLGELGFFSVSFPREFGGVGLTFEEAVKSSIILSSYTSTLSMIIGAHQLASFSIFLFGSDMLKEKYLLELNKGKLIGAFSLTEPHAGSDPSAIKTTAVLDSDYYILNGTKAFVTNAGLANLYVIFAKTNPESGARGITAFVVEGNTPGLAVGHKEEKMALPYLPNATVTLKDVKVPKENVIGRANLGFIVAMKTLELGRILTAAGSVGLMERALRESIKYAKERTQGGQPIANYQMIQSYLAEMKTLLETSREIVLTASRKKDLNASDLGLYSSIAKYYATKSAVDVTRLATQIFGGYGYVRGYTVERLYREAKMYEIVEGTNEIQKLIIANQILKG from the coding sequence ATGGAGAAAATTGAAGAAATTACAAAGGAAGTTTGTAAAGAACTTATAGAACCTATTGAGCGTGATATTGAGGATAAGGGGCTATATATTCCCGAAACGCTTTCAAAACTTGGAGAGCTTGGATTCTTTTCCGTTAGTTTTCCAAGAGAATTCGGCGGTGTTGGACTTACATTTGAGGAGGCTGTTAAATCGTCAATTATTCTTTCATCATACACAAGCACACTTTCAATGATTATTGGTGCACATCAACTTGCAAGTTTTTCAATTTTTCTTTTTGGCTCTGACATGCTTAAAGAAAAATACCTTTTAGAACTCAATAAGGGTAAACTTATTGGCGCATTTTCTCTTACAGAACCCCATGCAGGGTCTGATCCCTCGGCAATTAAAACAACTGCGGTCCTTGATTCTGATTACTACATTCTTAATGGCACGAAGGCATTTGTAACTAATGCAGGATTAGCAAACCTATATGTAATTTTTGCAAAGACAAACCCTGAAAGTGGTGCAAGAGGAATTACTGCATTTGTTGTTGAGGGGAATACCCCAGGCCTTGCAGTAGGACACAAAGAGGAGAAAATGGCACTTCCTTATTTACCAAATGCAACAGTCACATTAAAGGATGTAAAGGTCCCGAAGGAAAATGTTATAGGGCGAGCAAACCTTGGTTTTATTGTTGCGATGAAAACGCTTGAACTTGGAAGGATTTTAACTGCGGCAGGATCTGTTGGCCTTATGGAAAGAGCACTTCGAGAGTCTATAAAATACGCAAAGGAACGCACACAAGGAGGGCAACCAATTGCAAACTACCAAATGATTCAATCATACCTTGCTGAAATGAAAACACTTTTAGAAACCTCACGTGAAATTGTATTGACTGCTTCAAGAAAGAAAGACTTAAATGCGTCTGATTTAGGGCTTTACTCTTCGATTGCAAAATACTATGCAACAAAATCTGCAGTTGATGTAACACGCCTTGCAACACAAATCTTTGGTGGGTATGGTTATGTAAGAGGGTATACTGTTGAAAGGCTTTACAGGGAAGCAAAAATGTATGAGATTGTTGAAGGCACAAACGAAATTCAAAAACTCATAATTGCAAATCAAATTTTAAAGGGGTGA
- a CDS encoding deoxynucleoside kinase — translation MYIVISGNIGAGKTSLAQIISEDLGFSVYFEDFHSNLFLKDYYQDMKRWAFATQINFLALRYEQIVHHMLLSKIPAVLDRSIYEDREVFAKSLYEEGLMTKEEWIVYDKLYNLMVTHLPTPNLLIYLEKTVDELLRNIAKRGRDFEKIPREYLESLDKRYKEFYANWHFPKIKITNDIYDNREEIIQRIKNALYNAVY, via the coding sequence ATGTATATCGTAATTTCAGGAAACATCGGTGCAGGAAAAACATCTTTAGCGCAGATTATTTCAGAAGATCTTGGATTTTCCGTTTACTTTGAGGATTTCCACTCAAATCTGTTTTTGAAGGACTATTATCAGGACATGAAAAGGTGGGCATTTGCCACACAGATTAACTTCCTTGCGCTTCGCTATGAGCAAATTGTCCATCACATGCTCTTATCAAAAATCCCAGCAGTGCTTGATAGATCAATTTACGAGGATAGAGAAGTCTTTGCAAAGTCACTATACGAAGAGGGCTTGATGACAAAAGAGGAATGGATCGTTTACGACAAACTATACAACCTTATGGTAACGCACCTCCCTACACCAAATCTTCTAATATACCTTGAAAAAACAGTTGATGAACTTCTAAGAAACATTGCAAAAAGAGGGCGTGACTTTGAGAAAATTCCTCGAGAATATCTTGAAAGCCTCGACAAAAGATATAAAGAATTCTACGCAAATTGGCATTTTCCAAAGATAAAAATAACAAACGACATTTACGATAATAGGGAAGAGATTATACAGAGAATTAAGAATGCGCTTTATAATGCAGTTTATTGA
- a CDS encoding stalk domain-containing protein — MKFKKVVTFFYILFIVSLFISPKEINALPTQIDLIDKQTEKVFYFDPIPNFNTQGTLLNEDAFVYKVGEIIYGRINENQSSSWYVGLKDLSGNILVQTQLNTKNEFSIVASVNKDGKYVIFATDSLTSPSWIITKEIYIVYNFELIKADIKMCSNMTSTVEGKVKLGNNVAPTNPITVSVVNPNKKLAVKSTTNSYFNLVFPGSGILGDSYLIISDGYPSSTGSDAIVYAIMPNYLTETWKLEELTPNAPIYNDEEGNLEQSIVVVLKDSKGNLISGKSANFIIGSTWQNPSIKEISEGVYKIYGGHVKGNLVEIYVKDIVISNKIVKMTKKLTYFNPYIEVDAKFSKAPYGAGPYKDLTLGKDVFDLVPIKIGYSLEINCGVFPVPGIKDPVSPKYTLKENYYVYKVETEIGPGLENHDTKTGIKNIYYVKSLKGAYIKIKAIIWERANKDKTTPWSQATPTPYNACCSKSISETFYLTSETLEMLYEVDPVKFEIGEIKDLKIKVDNSFSIVHVYMVNSRGQKLQDSITVSYRGGRERKTLSDLWFNPLHITGTNIPDLPILFGYDDNIDYVYANSNVIFKGISFNYITNYPLDKNSIVVEIFEKCDSTYPYCAILKGTVEVTPKVQEIIGNYEIYTSRIDKSKFYSGIDRSVFIKAPFTFKDIFINCYLNGKPLSDFGIDFSYQKSEDGKILLVFEKPIPYEEDVSQNEISVKIEAFNDDLTKEEVSEIKIPVFKPIEDKTPPKIEIISPNDGLLTNNEMLEVSGMVTDDTEVENVYINGEKVSISKGLFKTSLKLNEGQNVIMILARDIYGNEAKEILKVYLDKTPPTCEINYPKVTEKGKVQITGKTENDTKIYFRGNEIKNENGSFSIEVELSKGLNYFFFSFEDRAGNKAKTTIEIKKIEITKIILQVGNKNMYINSKSLPIDPGRETTPIIKNGRVLVPIRAIVESVGGKVYWDGSTQKVTILYYNTTIELWVGKEKALINGKEVPIDSINKEVKPEIINGRVMVPIRFIAESLGAEVEWDAQSKIVILTFIR; from the coding sequence ATGAAATTTAAAAAGGTTGTTACTTTCTTTTATATCTTATTCATAGTTAGTCTTTTTATAAGTCCTAAAGAGATAAATGCTTTGCCAACACAAATTGACCTTATTGATAAACAAACAGAGAAAGTTTTCTATTTTGATCCTATACCAAACTTCAATACACAGGGGACTCTCTTAAATGAAGATGCTTTTGTTTATAAAGTGGGAGAAATAATTTATGGTAGGATTAACGAAAATCAAAGCAGTTCCTGGTATGTAGGTTTGAAGGATTTAAGCGGTAATATCCTTGTTCAGACACAGTTGAATACAAAAAATGAATTTTCAATTGTTGCTTCTGTAAATAAGGATGGGAAGTATGTGATTTTTGCAACCGATTCTTTAACAAGTCCATCATGGATAATAACGAAGGAAATATACATTGTTTATAACTTTGAATTAATAAAGGCAGACATCAAGATGTGTTCAAATATGACATCAACTGTCGAGGGAAAAGTAAAACTTGGCAACAATGTTGCACCAACAAACCCCATTACTGTAAGTGTTGTTAATCCAAATAAGAAACTTGCGGTAAAAAGCACGACCAATTCTTATTTTAATCTCGTTTTCCCTGGGTCAGGTATCTTGGGAGATTCTTATTTAATTATAAGCGACGGGTATCCATCTTCCACTGGTTCGGATGCGATAGTTTATGCAATAATGCCAAACTATCTTACAGAAACTTGGAAACTTGAGGAGTTAACCCCCAACGCGCCTATTTATAACGATGAGGAAGGAAATCTTGAACAGTCAATAGTGGTTGTTCTTAAAGATTCAAAAGGAAATCTTATCTCAGGGAAAAGCGCTAATTTCATAATAGGTTCAACCTGGCAAAATCCGAGTATAAAGGAAATTTCAGAAGGTGTATATAAAATCTATGGGGGGCATGTAAAAGGTAATTTGGTTGAAATTTATGTAAAAGATATCGTTATTTCAAATAAAATTGTAAAAATGACCAAAAAGTTGACCTACTTTAATCCATACATCGAGGTTGATGCAAAATTTTCGAAAGCGCCATACGGAGCAGGGCCTTACAAGGATTTGACACTTGGAAAAGATGTTTTTGACCTTGTTCCAATTAAAATTGGATATTCTCTTGAAATAAACTGTGGGGTTTTCCCTGTTCCAGGAATTAAAGATCCTGTAAGTCCGAAATACACATTAAAAGAAAATTATTATGTTTACAAAGTGGAAACTGAAATTGGACCAGGACTTGAAAACCATGATACGAAGACAGGAATTAAAAACATTTACTATGTAAAAAGTTTGAAAGGAGCTTATATAAAGATTAAAGCAATTATATGGGAAAGAGCAAATAAAGATAAGACAACACCTTGGTCCCAAGCGACGCCAACTCCATATAACGCATGTTGTTCAAAGAGCATTTCTGAAACATTTTATTTAACTTCAGAAACTTTGGAAATGCTTTACGAAGTGGATCCTGTAAAATTTGAAATTGGAGAAATTAAAGATTTAAAAATTAAAGTTGATAATTCCTTTTCAATAGTTCATGTATATATGGTGAATTCAAGAGGACAAAAATTGCAGGATTCAATTACTGTTTCTTACAGAGGAGGAAGGGAGCGCAAAACACTTTCTGACTTGTGGTTTAATCCACTTCATATAACAGGGACAAACATTCCCGATTTACCTATCCTATTTGGTTACGATGATAATATAGATTATGTCTATGCTAATTCAAATGTTATCTTTAAGGGAATTTCATTTAACTATATAACTAATTATCCTTTGGATAAGAACAGTATTGTTGTTGAGATATTTGAAAAATGCGATAGCACTTATCCCTATTGCGCAATTTTGAAAGGTACTGTAGAAGTGACACCGAAAGTGCAAGAAATTATAGGTAACTATGAAATTTATACAAGTAGGATTGATAAATCAAAATTTTACTCAGGTATTGATAGAAGCGTTTTTATAAAAGCGCCGTTTACATTTAAAGATATATTCATTAATTGCTATTTGAATGGCAAACCTCTTTCTGATTTTGGGATTGATTTTTCTTACCAAAAGAGCGAAGATGGAAAAATTCTTTTAGTCTTTGAAAAACCTATTCCATATGAAGAAGATGTTTCTCAAAATGAAATTTCCGTGAAGATCGAGGCATTTAATGATGACCTAACTAAAGAGGAGGTCTCAGAAATTAAAATACCAGTCTTTAAACCGATTGAGGATAAAACTCCCCCAAAGATTGAAATTATTTCACCAAATGACGGACTTTTGACAAATAATGAGATGTTGGAAGTGTCAGGAATGGTAACCGACGATACAGAGGTTGAAAACGTATACATAAACGGGGAAAAAGTGAGTATTTCAAAAGGTCTTTTTAAAACGAGTCTAAAGTTGAATGAAGGACAAAATGTAATAATGATTTTAGCAAGGGATATTTACGGAAATGAAGCAAAAGAAATTTTGAAGGTTTATCTTGATAAAACCCCACCAACTTGTGAAATTAATTATCCAAAGGTTACAGAAAAAGGGAAAGTGCAAATTACAGGAAAAACTGAGAATGATACAAAAATATATTTTAGAGGAAACGAAATAAAAAACGAGAATGGGAGTTTCTCTATAGAAGTTGAACTAAGTAAAGGCCTAAACTATTTCTTCTTTAGCTTTGAGGATAGGGCAGGCAATAAGGCAAAAACAACAATAGAAATAAAGAAGATAGAAATTACAAAAATCATATTACAAGTCGGAAATAAAAATATGTACATAAATTCAAAATCTTTGCCAATTGATCCTGGAAGAGAAACAACGCCAATTATTAAAAACGGGAGAGTTCTTGTCCCGATAAGAGCGATCGTTGAATCTGTTGGAGGCAAGGTTTACTGGGATGGATCTACACAAAAGGTGACTATTCTATACTATAACACAACAATTGAATTATGGGTTGGAAAAGAAAAGGCTCTTATTAACGGAAAGGAAGTGCCAATTGATTCCATAAACAAAGAAGTAAAACCTGAGATTATAAACGGCAGAGTAATGGTGCCTATAAGGTTTATTGCTGAATCTCTTGGGGCAGAAGTTGAGTGGGATGCACAAAGCAAAATAGTTATATTAACTTTTATAAGGTGA
- a CDS encoding nucleotidyl cyclase domain-containing protein, whose amino-acid sequence MKKYFLYLNFGILPILMLLFMYLFVTVVPNYLKIYFLIFIVALAILTFFEGHLRSFVYLIAGTLTIGFYFVILTWGKLYVNQLNFITSQTLLILLSVIIWIESIYFKRILDENEYLLKRVQELEKFVGNTRVLTRSEFLDTAKIFIKSSKRRGEKLGLLIFKLKSFDEKVPTSIIETMGKVISETVRSEFDAVGLIRRDTLAVLLQNTNFDGINAVFERIKQNLSKTPNIYPEEILNIFDVEKKEFGKDFEDLLSFLEEV is encoded by the coding sequence ATGAAAAAGTATTTTTTGTATTTAAACTTTGGTATACTGCCCATTTTAATGCTTCTATTTATGTATCTTTTTGTAACTGTTGTACCAAATTACCTAAAGATTTATTTCTTAATATTCATCGTTGCTTTGGCAATTTTAACGTTTTTTGAAGGACATCTTAGGTCATTTGTTTATCTTATCGCAGGCACACTTACCATTGGATTCTATTTTGTAATCCTTACATGGGGCAAACTCTATGTAAATCAGTTAAACTTTATCACATCTCAAACCTTGCTCATTTTATTATCAGTAATTATCTGGATTGAATCGATTTACTTCAAAAGAATTCTTGACGAAAATGAATACCTTTTAAAGAGAGTCCAAGAACTCGAGAAATTTGTAGGTAACACAAGAGTTCTTACGCGAAGCGAGTTTCTTGACACTGCAAAAATATTCATTAAATCAAGCAAAAGAAGAGGAGAAAAATTGGGACTTCTTATCTTTAAATTGAAATCATTTGATGAAAAAGTGCCTACTTCCATAATTGAGACTATGGGAAAAGTAATTTCAGAAACTGTAAGAAGCGAATTTGACGCCGTTGGATTAATTAGAAGAGACACTCTTGCAGTTCTTCTTCAAAATACAAATTTCGATGGAATAAATGCAGTATTTGAAAGAATCAAACAAAACTTGAGCAAAACCCCGAATATATATCCAGAAGAAATTTTAAACATCTTCGATGTAGAAAAAAAGGAATTCGGGAAAGACTTTGAAGATTTACTATCCTTCCTTGAGGAGGTATAG
- a CDS encoding NTP transferase domain-containing protein produces MKVNIGNTLEVEFFGRKASYKREEKLIYESVLPSIREAVSFIILYSKGFDLERAINIANEIEKLSNEYYPDIIFVVGSVSHLNAIKKVYDKKFYKCVISEKVYAPIFSSFKLGLRLVSPYSIGSVLILGSRQIPEAHILIRLIEQLRKGSKIVVPVKDGKPTHPIAFNKLMFDELATLRKEKGIPYILKRYEELIELVEI; encoded by the coding sequence ATGAAAGTTAATATAGGGAATACGCTCGAAGTTGAGTTTTTTGGACGCAAAGCCTCCTACAAGAGAGAGGAAAAGTTAATTTATGAAAGTGTATTACCTTCCATAAGAGAGGCAGTCTCTTTTATTATCCTTTATTCAAAAGGTTTTGATTTGGAGAGGGCAATTAATATTGCAAATGAAATTGAAAAACTCTCAAATGAATATTACCCTGATATAATTTTTGTAGTTGGAAGTGTTTCCCACCTAAACGCAATTAAAAAGGTCTATGATAAAAAATTCTACAAGTGCGTAATTTCTGAAAAGGTATACGCACCGATTTTTTCTTCCTTTAAACTTGGCTTAAGACTTGTCTCACCTTATAGTATTGGTTCAGTGCTTATTTTAGGGAGTCGTCAAATTCCAGAAGCACATATTTTAATAAGGCTTATTGAACAATTGAGGAAAGGTTCAAAAATTGTTGTGCCTGTAAAAGATGGCAAGCCCACTCACCCTATTGCATTTAATAAATTAATGTTTGATGAACTTGCAACTCTTCGAAAAGAAAAAGGCATTCCGTATATACTCAAAAGGTACGAGGAATTAATAGAACTTGTTGAAATTTAG
- the accB gene encoding acetyl-CoA carboxylase biotin carboxyl carrier protein yields MRNRDSISKEIKDIVDLAKENGILELNLEIGDLKLHLKFKEGEVLEENINKKPSLPANNIEQNATETKSNVFLVKSPLVGTFYRKPNPNAKPFVEVGDIVEKGQTLCIVETMKIMNEIIAERKGKITKILVEDGAMVEVETPLFEIEEIYED; encoded by the coding sequence ATGAGGAATAGGGACAGCATTTCAAAAGAAATAAAAGATATTGTTGATTTAGCAAAAGAAAATGGAATTCTTGAACTTAACCTCGAAATTGGAGACCTAAAACTACATTTAAAATTCAAAGAAGGTGAAGTCCTCGAAGAAAACATAAACAAGAAACCATCTCTTCCAGCAAATAATATAGAGCAAAATGCAACGGAAACAAAAAGTAATGTATTTTTAGTAAAATCTCCCCTTGTAGGAACATTTTATAGAAAGCCAAATCCAAATGCAAAGCCTTTTGTTGAAGTTGGCGATATTGTTGAAAAAGGACAAACACTCTGTATCGTAGAAACAATGAAAATTATGAACGAGATTATAGCAGAAAGAAAAGGGAAGATAACCAAAATTTTAGTGGAAGATGGCGCAATGGTAGAAGTTGAAACACCTCTTTTTGAAATAGAGGAGATATATGAAGATTAA
- a CDS encoding acetyl-CoA carboxylase biotin carboxylase subunit, with protein sequence MKIKKVLIANRGEIALRIARSLMEMDIEPVIAYAYEDKDSLPVKLIEKKVCIGKGNVRDSYLNIPNIMSAATLLKVDAIHPGYGLLSENPMFAKIVEDHGIKFIGPKSETMKSLKDKAHIRKIAKENGIPILEGTVEPVQNLEDARKIARSIGYPVMIKAARGGGGKGIRIARDEGELSRIFEIAKSEAKNSFGSDAIYIEKYLKKARHIEVQVIGDTFGNIQALGTRECSMQRNHQKLIEEADAVILSEEEKKNIENNAIKFAKAINYSNVGTVEFLYSDGKHYLLEMNARIQVEHPVTEEVFNVDIVKEQIKIAEGEKIRFDVKQALGHAIEFRINAEDPFENFKPSFGKIEKLRFPLGRGVRIDSHIYEGYVVPTLFDSLLAKVIVKGKNRNDALDIARRVLNEIVIEGIKTNIPFHRKMLQNENFLKNNIHTGFVEEFIKNI encoded by the coding sequence ATGAAGATTAAGAAAGTATTAATTGCAAACCGAGGAGAAATTGCACTTCGCATTGCTCGAAGCCTTATGGAAATGGATATCGAACCAGTTATTGCATACGCATATGAAGACAAAGATTCCCTTCCCGTTAAACTCATAGAGAAGAAGGTTTGTATAGGCAAAGGAAATGTTAGAGATTCATACCTCAATATCCCAAATATCATGAGTGCAGCAACACTTCTCAAAGTTGACGCAATCCATCCGGGATATGGACTTCTCTCTGAAAATCCTATGTTTGCAAAGATTGTCGAGGATCATGGAATAAAATTTATAGGACCAAAATCAGAAACAATGAAGTCTCTAAAGGACAAGGCACACATAAGAAAAATTGCAAAAGAAAACGGAATACCAATTTTGGAAGGAACAGTCGAACCTGTCCAAAACTTAGAAGATGCAAGAAAAATTGCACGTAGTATTGGTTATCCTGTTATGATTAAAGCGGCAAGGGGTGGTGGAGGAAAAGGAATTAGAATTGCAAGAGACGAAGGCGAACTTTCAAGAATATTTGAAATTGCAAAAAGTGAAGCAAAGAATTCGTTTGGAAGTGATGCAATATACATCGAAAAATACCTTAAAAAGGCTCGACACATAGAAGTTCAAGTGATAGGCGATACATTTGGAAATATCCAAGCGCTTGGCACAAGAGAGTGTTCAATGCAAAGAAACCACCAAAAATTAATTGAAGAGGCAGATGCTGTTATCTTAAGCGAAGAGGAGAAGAAAAATATAGAAAATAATGCAATTAAATTTGCAAAAGCAATTAACTATTCAAATGTTGGAACAGTTGAGTTTCTCTATTCAGATGGAAAACACTATCTTCTCGAAATGAACGCAAGAATACAAGTTGAGCATCCTGTTACCGAAGAGGTTTTTAATGTTGATATTGTTAAAGAACAGATTAAGATTGCAGAAGGCGAAAAAATCAGGTTTGATGTGAAACAAGCATTAGGGCATGCAATTGAATTTAGAATAAACGCCGAGGATCCTTTTGAAAATTTTAAACCTTCGTTTGGAAAAATTGAAAAACTTCGTTTCCCTCTTGGAAGAGGTGTAAGGATCGATTCTCACATCTATGAAGGATACGTGGTGCCAACGCTTTTTGATTCTCTCCTTGCAAAAGTAATCGTAAAGGGAAAAAACAGAAATGATGCACTTGATATTGCAAGGCGTGTTTTAAATGAAATTGTAATTGAAGGCATTAAAACAAACATTCCGTTTCACAGGAAGATGCTACAAAATGAAAATTTTCTAAAAAATAACATTCACACAGGCTTTGTTGAAGAGTTTATTAAAAACATCTAA